Part of the Sorghum bicolor cultivar BTx623 chromosome 1, Sorghum_bicolor_NCBIv3, whole genome shotgun sequence genome, ACCGAAGAGAAGGAGAAGCCGACGAGGACCGATCCTCCAATGTGCCATAGCTTGAACCGGCCAAATCTGTCAATCTGATCATGTGACAGACACATCGTTCACAGTCAGTAATCATACACAATCTGTCTGCGAGTTTCGGTCCAGTTTTATACAGACCATCTCGCCTGCGAGGATCGTCATCAGCCCATCTGCGACCTGACCCGAGAGCATCACAACAGCGGCATCCCTGCAAGCAAAGCAAGCCATTGGTGAGGCCACTAGCGCAAGTGCGTGATCGTGTTATTGGAAAACGGCAGAGATTGTgcagtgggggggggggggggggggggtacctGGGAGCAAGGCCGATCTGCTGCAAGAAGAGGAGCAGGTACGTGAACCAGCAGGCCGACGTGATGTCGTTCAGCATGTGGCCGACGCCGTAGGACAGGACCGGCCACCGTCCCAGAGGCTGTGCCTCCGCCGCTACTGCAGCATCCTTTGCTGCATCAGCCATGGATGGAGAGTGCTGGCTGGGTCCGGCTCGGTAGTACTACAACGAATGCCTTCGATCAGCTGCAGCTCTGAATTCCAGAGGCAACTGGAAGTCCGAAACTGCATCAGGAATAACAATCAACAAAAGAAACGGCCAAAATGTTTATGCTGCTTGTAATATAAAACAAAATGCCAATCAAATGGATTGGAACAGTTTGGGCCTGAAAACTctgcaaaaaagcaagcaacgcgcggcggcggcggcggcggaggccgaGGAACACGCAAACCGCACCGAGATTCAGGCACACGAAACGGGAAGCAAGAGTGCATCCAATGCAATGCTGGATAGTAAAAAGAGTCTAAGAGACCGCGGTCGCGTGTGTGCCTGCACGTACCCTGGCGAGCGGAGAGCAGAGGATCGGAGGAGTGGTGATCGCTGGTCGGCGACGGCACGGGGCAGGACAGGACGAATGGGATCCGGCCGGCGGTGGAATTTATAGGCGTCCCGCTGCCAACTGGACGAGCGTAGGCGTAGCGTAGCCCAGTGGGCAGGCAGTGCTGGTCGTGGTCGACGCCGCCCTCGCCACAGGACATCATCCCATGTCCTTTTCCCGGATCCGCACGTTCAGACGCCACCACCTTCCCTTCCTCGTTTGGCGTCGGGGTATCGGACTCGTCTGGCGTCTGCTGCCCCGTCGCGCGAGTTGCAACTTGCAAGACTCTCACAGCGTTCAAGTGTACGGCGAAGCATCCGACGCCACGACCTAGCTAGGCGGTGATAGCGCTGCAGACGAggcggcggaactccggcgatggCCGGAGGCAGGGTTAGGGTTACCGGGAtccacttttttttttaaaattattttCTGTTTGCAAATCAGGCAAGCTTTTCTAGTTCCAGCGGAAAAAAGCCCGGAAATTAGCAAACATTATTGTCGAACGGATGCCGGGAAATTAGCAATTTTTGGTGCCCTCCTCGCCTCTCTATTGCTGGGTCAAGAAAATAATGTGAATCAAGGAACGACAATCCGTAGGAGGAAGGCATTGTTTagataaaaactttttggattttaatattatagcacttttatttttattatttgacaaacattattcaatcatggagcaactaggcttaaaagattcgtctcgtgatttacagttaaactgtgcaatcagttatgttttttatctatatttaatattccatatatgtgtcgtaagattcgatgtgacggagaatcttgtaaagttttggatttttggtgtatctagagcatctccaatagtttgctaaAATCTACTTGGTAAATCTTATAATTTGGCAACCTGCTAAAACATATACCAAGTGAAAAAGTAGactatctccaatagtttgctatTTTAACTTGGTAAAATTTAAAATGTAGGCTCATATTTTACCGGATCCATCTGTATATGATCTGTCCATTGgatttatattttatgattCAGAGTACGGTACATGATGCATGATAAAATATTGCTCCTGCTCATATCATGATGGGTCATGATGCatgatgaagcatatatgcatgATGCATGGTGGATACATGACCATGATGGAAAGCGCAGGTGCTACAACCGGCATGATGTGAAGCACCGTCAAGAGTCGCATCAACAGGCCAAGCACATGAAGCACTGCATCAACGCATGCAAGTCATGGCATCATGGCAACGCAGGAGCGGCAGAGCAGCAAAACAGCAGCGGCCAGAGCAGCAGAACAACAGCGGCAGCAACTGCACAACGTTTGCGCGGCCGGATGCGCGAGGGATACACGCGCGGATAAATGCGCGCGCGGAGGCAGAAAATAGCAACTTGCTAAATTATAGCAAGTAGtttaccaaactgttggagagctaATTTTCTTCTTTTACTAAATTTTCAAGGATAGCAAGTGgatttagcaaactgttggagatgctaagGCCGAAGTCACAGATTCGGCAGAATATCAAGTCACGGCAGATTTGGTCGTTCCACGAAAGCAGGAACGAAAGCCGCCGGCCCTGAATTCGGAGCGTATTAGGTGTTACTTACCCCCTGCAAAGCGCAATTTGTCAGCTCTCGCCAAAAGGCAATCACACTAGCAGCTACTCAGACTAGCAGCGGAGGTGCATTGGTGATTTGGTTCTATTCTAGGCCGTTCTTCACATCGTAGCTTCCATGTTAACATATTCCTAATCTTGTCCTCACAAGTACACGGCTAACCATAGGGGGAATCGGCCATATGGTTTTGTGCTACATGATGCGGCCATATCTTTGCAGCAATCATGCAAAGACCATTGTTGATCCAATCACAAAATCACGATATTTTATCAGGAAAAAATAAAATCAGACAAAGGTAAGCTATAGAACTATATCGAGTGTCAGCAACATGGACCAAGTTGGCTGGGGCAACCATCCAAATTCCCTCTTCCCCACAGAATGGAGATGCATCCAAAAGGGTTTACAAGATAGGGCTGCTATTCTTCGTTACTAGCTCATTATATATTTCACTTAATAACACCCATTAGCAGCCCATGGTATGCCTTTGACGATGAGGGCAGGGGTTTAGCAGCCCATGGACTTATGTGTTCTTTCCCTGGCTTTGACTCGCATACATACCAACTAAAAGATCAtatactcaggccttgtttacttccaaaattttttgcaaaataagaatagtagtactttcgtttgtatttgacaaatattgtccaattatagactagctaggctcaaaagattcgtctcgtcaatttcgatcaaactgtgcaattaattttttttcatctatatttaatactccatgcatatgtctaaagatttgatgtgatggagaatctaaaaaattttgcaaaatttttagagaactaaacaaggcctcaaatcAGTATTAAAAGAATCGCTAGTTCAACATCATCATTATCGATTCCTGCCTCTGAAAACGATAGCTAAGCAATCGATAAACATCTCAACCCTGTGTTAACCATGTGTCCTAAATTTGACAAATAATTTTCAGATCAATGCTGACAACAACTGGACAAAGGCATCTTACGTTGAAATGTTTGACCATCATTGTTACTATGCATACGAACAAATTTTCAAGCAAATCGACCAAACCAGCTGAAGACTGGGCATGTAGCATCAGTGCATTACTATGCCTATAGGGAAGGAAATTAAGAAAGTATATCAAACCACTGATAAATAAATGTTATTCAATGGCAATGGCATTCATAGAGTCGCTATGTTCATGGTTCAAAGGACAACCTTCAGGAGTTCTTACAAGATCACATTATTCACGATACAAAAGCAGATGGTGTCTAGAAATTTCTTTCAGAaatagcactgatcagattctACAGCTTCTCAGCAAACAATAACCAGGCAGGGAAGATTTCAAGGCATAAGCATAAGATTACTTCCCATGGCAGATAAACCAAGATCAGGATATGTACAGTTAAGAGGATTGTTatccttcctttcctgaaaatgaATGACAGCATGACAGTAACTTGTTTGGCCTACATCAACTGTATCAGCTGTGCAAATTCTTGAAGCATCAGCTTACCATTCTGAAACAAGCATCAATCTATGGAAGTTTTTGGAGACCTGCACTCTACCAAACTGAAGTAACAGCTCTCAGGCTTTAGTCATAGTCCTGCCGCTGCCGCTCTAGGCTTAGACCATCCTTTGTCAGTGCTTCATGTGCTTCTGACTTATGGGGTCCGAGCTGCCAGCCTGCCACTCAACCCTTAATGCCTCATGAGCCATGGCATATTCTTCCTCCAGTCCCCAGAACCAATCTCTCGGAGCCTTACTGACAAATAGGCGCCAAAATTAGAAAGTTCCAAAGGACGAAATCAGTGGATATTTACTGAGTTCAAAGCTGGTCTCTTACAACTCATGTATCCATTCCAGCTTCTAAGTCAGGCTCTGAGGTTGTTTACAAATCTAAGTATGTTTCCACTTCATATATGGACAAACTCAAACTTGGAGCACCTGACAATGCATAATGTCTGTCTTCAGATTACGACCTGTGATGGCTGACCATAGGTTTGCCATGAAAGACCTGTGCTGCCCCTTTCGAGCAAAAGCCTCCCACATGCGCGCACTGTCAACCTCAGTTACTCTTGTTGGGTCTGACATATCAATAATGGTGATACTCATATTGTTACGGATGATGCATAGCTTTCCATTAAGGGAGACAAAGGCTGCGGCTTCAAGAGACCGTGAGCTTCCCATATGGTGTCTGGTGTCAATGAACCTTGTCCACGATCCCAGCTCTCTATTATAAACTCGAAGCTTACAGCCATCACGACAATCAGCAGAATAAAGTCGCCCGTTGAGGGAAATGCTTGGATTCCGCAAGCCCGTGACCATTTCATTACCGGTGGTTGACCACATTTTAGAAGCTGGAAGATAGACCTCGCTCACGACCTGGCGATGAGAATTGAGACCTTTTAGGAACCACTTGCCATCATGTACTACTCCAATGGAGGGCACCATTCCTGTGCTCATTTCAGCAATGCTAGACCATCTATTCCTGTTTGGATCATATACCTCGGCAGACCTTAGAGATCTCTGTATCCCTACACACTCCCCACCAGCAACATAAAGACAGTTGTTTATGACACAAGAACCAAAGAAGTGCCGTTTTTGCAGCATATCTGGAGCTCGAAGCCATTTGTTTATCCGAGCATTGTAAAATACAACACGCCTCATAGACCCATGTACTGGGTCTTTGCCGCCAAATAAGTACAGATAGCATCCGTTGAGAACAGCACTACCAAATCCAACAGCTTCAGAATACTCTGGTGGAACTGGAGGCAATGACTTCCAGAGCTGGTTCACAGGATCAAAGGCATACCAAGATAGCTTCTGATCACGGTCCCTTTTGAAGACGTAAATCCATTCTTCTGCCATGCCAAATTTCTTACGCAAGGAGTAATAATAATTTCCAGACAAAAGACGGTTCCATCGTTTACAGACTAACCGCATATTTGGGTGCTCGACCCGAGCAGCCCGCATGAGACAGGAAATAGCCAGTTCATCAGGAAGCCCAGGCAGCAGTGGTGACTGAGTTTGAGACCTCTCCTTGCGTGAGCTCCTTGACTTGCGCTTGGTTGGTATGATATCAGGTTGCATGCACAGCTTTGCACCAGGGACAAACTTCCTAGCACTTACAACTGTTTTAAGACCCCCATCTACCCTGCAGTAGCAGGAGACAGACTCTACCTGCAGAAACATTGACCAATCAAGTTAGAACACTTATATTGACCTGAACATGAAAAGAAGGAGATTAAAACGAAGCAACCACACTTTTAGCTGGGGTATGAAATTAATGATTTTTTTGTCCACCTACTAGTAAAATGTTATGCAGATGAGATTCAGACAATTAGTGCTGGAAGACTAACTATGTTTGAAACTATCTATCTTGGGAGTTTCAAAATACAAAATCAAGGGAACAGATCATTCAGCATACAAATTGGGACAAACTATTTGATAACTGTAAGTTGATTTAGTAGTTCAAAATCTGGGTATATCCTTACTCCACTGAACTCCtcataaagaaaaaaaagtggttCTACAATTAAAAACTTTACAAGTACAGCAGATCTGAAATTACACTAGGGTTTGTTTTGCTTACAATCCCATTTGATAAAATTATATTAGTAAAATTTGCTAAGTACCTCCACTCCATCCTCATTAACAGATGCATCAAATATTCCTAGGCACATAACATTTTCATGTGAAAACAGATGGCGCTGTGCTAACTGCTAAATGGTGCTCACATACTGATATCGAATTCCAGTATAAATTAGCTGCAAATTACAAAAGTAGCACCTTCTAGAAACATCTCTATGAAAGAGGGGTGATCTAATCACCTCTACAACAAGTTTGAACCCAAACTCCAGAAACAAACCTTGAGGACCAAGATCCAAACTCAAATCACAGAAACTCAATTGCTAAAAAGCGAAATGCTAGATTGAGAGGAACATGATAACACTGAATCAATGGTACGGCCTCCTGAAACAATAACCCTGACTACAGGCCTAAAAACATCGCACTGAGGGAAAATAAGAGCAGCACTTGAGGATAGAGAAGTAGACATGCAAGCAAATCTCACTAGTGATCGAAGGACATGAGTTCTGTTGGTAAATGCCTTTGATCTGTGAGCTAATTCAATCTCAAGATTGAGTAAAACTGCAATGAATCACAACTTTGCCTAAAAAACGGAGATCTCCCCCCTCTCTTGCTTGCAGAAACCAAAAATAGATACAGGAGATATAGGACTTATCCTCCTGCATCCAATGTGCCATGATTCACTTTCCATAATTCCATGTTTTAGTTCTGATGGTATTAAGTAAAAAATCAATTTGTCCAAGCCGCTGACGATCATTTTTTCATCTATACTATCTATTGTCATTTAATGCATGAACGTTTGGGGTGCTTTACTCTAGAGCTTTCAAAACATATGTAAAAAGGTTAAGAGGAACAACAGTGCAACTAAGTACCCCAACAATTTTTACCAATATCAAGGCTACTGGAATTCCAGACACCTAATAATATCCATTTTGATGCCCCTTATGTTTCCATCAACAGTTATGCTTATGCATGCTAATTATGTACTAGCATTGCTATATTAGTGTTACCAGTTAAGGTAACGTTGCTAAATAAGGTGCGTATGCAAAATATAATGCTGTAATGATTAGCTCTATAATTTCAGTCGCATATGATTATATGAAATGTCTCTTGCTATCATTCATTACTCATTCCATATGATTGACTTATTCTTTGATAGTATGCCTTCTGTCTGTGGCTCATGAGCAGTCTAGAGTATATGCAGGGCAATGAGACTATCTTAGCTTGTAGCTAAAATTTTTCTAAGCTCAGTCCATTGTTACTAAACTGAGGATGACTTCgtggcaagtggggccaataatAAAATGCAGTAGATTTCTGGTGATACTCATTCCCTGTAACATTGTTCCTGAATAACAAGTGGCATATCCACACCGCAGCTAACATTACTCAAGGCAAAAACAGCTAGCAAACTAACCCCTAGAAGACTTCTAGTGCTAAGCCAGAAAATATTACCAAACACTCCACGGATAACTGGATCTAGACTCCAAAACCAAGCCTTAAGGACCCAGATCGAGACATCCAAGTTCCAACCATCCCCAAAGCCTGCAATCCTCCAAGCCTTACGCACGAAAACGCCAGATTCATTCGAGAAGAAAGGCCTCCGCCTCAAGCCAAAGGTGGCGCCTTTGGCACAGGAACCACCATCTCTGAGCTAACCTACCTCTCTCGCAGCTAGGAGCCGCGGTTGCTACTCGAGGCCAAGAAAGGTGGGAGTGGAGCTGAGCTCACCAGTGGGGCGCGGACGCGGATACCCCCCGCACGCCGCTGCGGGGCACCTCCGGCGGCTGCACGCATTGCCGGATCGAGTAGAGTGGACGAGGAACACCCTTGATCTTGGCCCTCCTCTCCGGTCTCCACTCTCCACAAAGGCCTCCCCCTCTTGAACCAAAACCCAAACACGAGCGAAGAGGAGCACAGGACGGACAGGAGGCTCCCCTTCAAACGAGCAGTAGCTTTGACTGGAAAATCACAGTCTCAGATGCATTCTCCCCAGATCAGGCGACTAGGGATTGGTTCGCCATCGCAAGCTCAATTTGGTCGGCAGATGAACTTCACCTCCGACTCGTGGGCCCGTTACCTGAGTCCTCCTGGTACTGGATGCGACTGGAAGATGGGCCCCTTACAAGCTGGGACCATCGAGCCAGGCATCCTAACTCTACACGCCAAAACGGCCTGACAGATGGGTCCCTGTGGGCCGTGAGTGAGCGCTTCCTCTTTCGGTTCTCGCTCCACGTTGCCTGACGCCCACAATGTTCTGAACCACTGACAGCACGGACCCACACGCCGACCAACCTGTCAGCCACGGACGCGTAGTCGTTTCCCAGCCACTTGCCACAGCGCACGCGGCGTGGAGCGAGCGGGCCCATGTGTGGAGCAGGGAGGCCCACCTGGCAGGCGGCCTTCCCGACCAATCTCTCCCGTCTCTCTCTCGGCTCTGCCCCTCTCCCCGATTTCCTTCCCCACTCTGTCAGTCTCActccccgcgcgcgcgcgcgctctccctccctccctcctcgcctcgccgccggcgacgagctcgaGCTCGAGCTGGTTCCTCGTATAGAAGACGGCCACCGCGGTATGGAGCCCATGAACGTAGACAacggcggctgcggcggccTGGACGCGCAGATCGAGCAGCTGATGCAGTGTCGCCCGCTCGCCGAGCAGGAGGTGAGATCCAGCCCAGCTATGCGGCTATGCCCCCTTTCCATTCGGGTTTACGGTTCGCTGGTTTCCTATTTCGTGGCGTGATCTGGCGAATGCAGATTTCCTTTGATCTGTTGCAAGGGCGCGCCTAGGGTTTCTCGCCTTCCCTTTGGCGCACTGTTTGGGTTGTAAGTGTGATCCGGTATTCCGGTGATTTTGGGGATGTTTGAACCTCTTTTGGTGTCTGGTGGTTCGGTGGCATAGAGGGATGATCTGGTGTGTAGCTTGTGGCTAGAGAGTGCAGCTTCGAATCAATCCGATGCTGCGATTCAGATTTGGTTCGTGTTAATAGATCTCCTTTTATTTTCGCAGAAAAGTAGCACAAAAATGGAAAGATGTATCTGTTGTAATCTTACAAATTAATCAGACCAATCAATAGTAACCATAAAAGGTGCATATTTAGGGTGTGATGGTACATGTACTTATTTGGGCTGATATATGGTTGCGTGCTATGAGTCCGCTTGACCAAAAGCAGAAATACTTGGTGCATAGATATGCAGGACTGCAGGTTGATATTCTAACATTCTTGGAATAGGCAATAACGGGTCCTACATGTTTCAGGTTAAGGCACTGTGCGAGAAGGCCAAGGAGATATTGATGGAGGAAAGCAACGTTCAGGTACCGTATGCTGGCAGTTTACCTCTCACTGTTGTTCTGGGTATCTTTCACAGTTTCACTATAGGTGTAGGAGGGTACCTATATTGCTTGTTCTGAAGGCTCTTGAACTATGTTGTATAATGCAATGTTTGCCGCTGCACCGTATGAGCAACATTGTTTATTGTGATGCTCCATTTTGGTTGGCCCTTATTGTGGTCCTACGTATCATGAATTCATGATGTTATGGTTAAGGAGTTGAACTTCAAATCTTTCAGTCTCATTGCTCTAGTTTTGATTGACAGTAACAGTTTCAGTGCTTTTGTTTTGATCTTGTTCCTTGTAGAATGTAACAGTAACAATTGGACAAACACAGTAAGTTAAGGCTTTCCTCCCATTTTATTCCATTTCATTCTGCTCAATCATTGGCTTAGAAACAGAAATTTACTCGAATAGCTACCTTGTTATGCATGCATATAATGGCATGATGTGAAGGTCTCCTAGATGTATTTGCGTTTTAATGTGTTCTGTATTTTGGCAAGGTTACCGGTATTTGCTTCTAAGCTTCTGTAACTTTTGCTTGCAGCCTGTCAAGAGTCCAGTGACAATATGTGGTGATATACATGGGCAattccatgatcttgtagagcTTTTCCGAATTGGCGGGAAGGTACCAGCTATGTGTACTCAACtttgcttcttctttttttttcctgaaaATGAATTCTACCCAAGATTGAAGCCACCACCATCCTCTAATCCCTGTCAGTTTTATTCTCTCATGTTTCCAGTGTCCAGACACCAATTACTTATTTATGGGGGATTATGTAGATCGTGGCTACTATTCTGTTGAGACTGTCACTGTAAGAAATTAA contains:
- the LOC8059831 gene encoding F-box/kelch-repeat protein At1g55270, coding for MRAAAGGAPQRRAGGIRVRAPLVESVSCYCRVDGGLKTVVSARKFVPGAKLCMQPDIIPTKRKSRSSRKERSQTQSPLLPGLPDELAISCLMRAARVEHPNMRLVCKRWNRLLSGNYYYSLRKKFGMAEEWIYVFKRDRDQKLSWYAFDPVNQLWKSLPPVPPEYSEAVGFGSAVLNGCYLYLFGGKDPVHGSMRRVVFYNARINKWLRAPDMLQKRHFFGSCVINNCLYVAGGECVGIQRSLRSAEVYDPNRNRWSSIAEMSTGMVPSIGVVHDGKWFLKGLNSHRQVVSEVYLPASKMWSTTGNEMVTGLRNPSISLNGRLYSADCRDGCKLRVYNRELGSWTRFIDTRHHMGSSRSLEAAAFVSLNGKLCIIRNNMSITIIDMSDPTRVTEVDSARMWEAFARKGQHRSFMANLWSAITGRNLKTDIMHCQVLQV
- the LOC8059832 gene encoding serine/threonine-protein phosphatase PP2A-4 catalytic subunit isoform X2, which codes for MCGAGRPTWQAAFPTNLSRLSLGSAPLPDFLPHSVSLTPRARARSPSLPPRLAAGDELELELVPRIEDGHRGMEPMNVDNGGCGGLDAQIEQLMQCRPLAEQEVKALCEKAKEILMEESNVQPVKSPVTICGDIHGQFHDLVELFRIGGKCPDTNYLFMGDYVDRGYYSVETVTLLVALKVRYPHRITILRGNHESRQITQVYGFYDECLRKYGNANVWKTFTDLFDYFPLTALVPAVVESNGCDMVATMLCYVASHFLSLVFILSVVYSWFLYFVLFTLGCVVVDCSMEQRLVNGDVVVCLHREYVSLSVNLYLSNCMN